One part of the Rutidosis leptorrhynchoides isolate AG116_Rl617_1_P2 chromosome 1, CSIRO_AGI_Rlap_v1, whole genome shotgun sequence genome encodes these proteins:
- the LOC139886693 gene encoding uncharacterized protein, which produces MVGTLRSGKTYDNKVKMPRKSEIEYGLGKSPILHDLSNNVNEVLVDFGVGLNVEKPKIFKIGETDVETNTIPSPKAVESPNKFPYEKKGPKIDDMWETFKQVKINIPLIDAIKQIPAYAKFLKDLCVQKRKLNASLPTKVKLTEKVSAVISGSLPPKFKDSGTPLISVTMGNVNVKKALLDLEASINILPSNFVDRYELGTLKQTDILIQLAERSMRTPKGMLENVIVKVEDFYYSVDFIVMDIETNFRETQPTIILGRPFLATIDALINFRTGVMDISFGNKRSRINIFNSLHTPDIQDCFLLDTNHKQVQKYAPDVKEKEEVKKFSEEGMTNEFMESQLRTNAEILMSQQE; this is translated from the coding sequence ATGGTGGGCACTTTAAGGAGTGGAAAGACATATGATAACAAGGTAAAAATGCCCAGGAAATCAGAAATCGAGTATGGTCTAGGTAAGTCTCCTATTTTACATGATTTGAGTAATAATGTTAATGAAGTTCTGGTGGATTTTGGGGTTGGGTTAAATGTTGAAAAACCAAAAATTTTCAAAATTGGGGAAACAGATGTGGAGACTAATACAATTCCATCCCCCAAGGCTGTGGAGTCCCCGAACAAATTCCCTTATGAGAAAAAGGGACCAAAAATAGATGATATGTGGGAAACGTTTAAACAAGTAAAAATCAATATTCCACTTATAgatgcaatcaaacaaattccAGCATATGCTAAATTTTTAAAGGATTTGTGTGTTCAAAAACGGAAACTAAATGCATCATTGCCCACAAAGGTAAAATTGACTGAAAAAGTGAGTGCGGTCATTTCTGGTTCACTTCCACCGAAGTTTAAGGACTCGGGGACACCATTAATTTCGGTTACGATGGGTAATGTTAATGTCAAAAAGGCTTTATTGGATTTGGAGGCTAGTATTAACATACTTCCATCAAATTTTGTTGACCGGTACGAGCTGGGAACTTTAAAACAAACTGATATTCTCATTCAACTTGCGGAACGATCAATGAGAACTCCAAAGGGTATGTTGGAAAATGTGATTGTGAAAGTGGAAGACTTTTATTACTCAGTAGATTTTATTGTTATGGACATTGAGACCAACTTTAGGGAGACCCAACCAACGATCATTCTTGGTCGTCCATTTTTGGCCACAATTGATGCTCTCATCAATTTTAGAACCGGGGTTATGGACATTTCTTTTGGTAATAAGAGATCACGAATTAATATCtttaattcattacatacaccGGATATCCAGGATTGTTTTTTGTTGGATACTAACCATAAACAGGTTCAAAAGTATGCACCGGATGTGAAAGAGAAAGAGGAGGTAAAGAAATTTAGTGAAGAGGGTATGACGAATGAATTTATGGAATCTCAATTAAGAACTAATGCAGAAATTTTGATGAGTCAACAAGAGTAG